Proteins from one Anopheles nili chromosome 2, idAnoNiliSN_F5_01, whole genome shotgun sequence genomic window:
- the LOC128725684 gene encoding uncharacterized PE-PGRS family protein PE_PGRS54-like: MLRRVGLLLALCLVLVQCEEEEVIKCAGGECVKLHLCPNGELNVDGTNIIDIRFNPDNECEDYLLKCCPIPEDEDDQVVVPPTSPPGTKPVPVPGTGTSPAPGTGSSPAPGPGTGSSPAPGTGSSPASVPTPGAGAGSTPTHGTGPVPTPSSTENFAVGNNEHPKPSGGHGSGGGYGKPHGQGQGYGQGQGSGGCRGDSSCSKPSSSSESDEQTVLVGANQISGGVTGLAANQVKDPQKVPQAQGGGPPTSATGTKPGPQGTGSAENNKPAGGVGSQSIPQPTQKPGTSVSSGGAGGPQGQQGTGGLAGVGSTVPQKPGQQVGGTGTAGPTAQGTGGPAGSGPVTGGQPGSGATAPQKPGQPGVGGSGATGGGQPGAAGTSPQKPGQSGVGGIGSPSQQQGQQGAGGVGGSGPVGSGYAPGGPTGTGGQVGTGGPATTQKPGQAGVGGSSPAGSGPQTGGPAGTGVAASTPKPGQQGAAGTGGSAPVGSGPQTGGSAGASGPAGVGGSAATKPPQQGVEGGQKPPGQSGASGSSGQHPSGYGGVKNPNHGGGNKDGVAGTKPDKIGAVTENPFDKTISLPQKCGLRNADGVGFRITGDNDGESEYGEFPWMVAIIKEEKAIDQVINLYQCGGSLIHPSVVLTAAHCVQNKKPSEIKVRLGEWDTQTKNEMFDHQDRNVVEIVSHAEFYKGGLFNDVALLFLEKPATIMETVNTICLPPADFNFDMSRCFASGWGKDVFGKQGTYQVILKKIELPIMPRADCQKALRTTRLGHRFKLHSSFICAGGEKGRDTCKGDGGSPLICPIPGSVNHYYQAGMVAWGIGCGEDGIPGVYVNVPMFRSWIDDHLTQRNISHSTYVY, translated from the exons ATGTTACGACGAGTTGGGTTGCTGCTGGCCCTGTGCCTGGTTCTGGTGCAATGCGAGGAGGAAGAGGTTATC AAATGTGCCGGTGGTGAATGTGTGAAGCTGCATCTTTGCCCGAACGGTGAGCTCAACGTTGACGGAACCAACATCATCGACATTCGCTTCAACCCAGACAATGAGTGCGAGGATTATCTGCTCAAGTGCTGCCCGATTCCAGAAGACGAAGATGATCAGGTTGTGGTACCTCCGACTTCTCCTCCTGGCACGAAACCAGTACCGGTACCTGGGACGGGCACATCGCCCGCACCGGGAACTGGCTCATCACCCGCACCAGGACCTGGAACCGGCTCATCACCTGCACCGGGAACGGGTTCATCACCCGCATCGGTGCCAACTCCTGGTGCTGGAGCGGGATCAACACCAACCCACGGCACGGGCCCGGTACCTACACCGAGTAGTACCGAAAATTTCGCAGTTGGTAATAATGAACATCCTAAGCCTTCTGGTGGCcatggtagtggtggtggttacGGTAAACCTCACGGGCAAGGTCAGGGTTATGGGCAAGGCCAAGGCTCTGGAGGTTGCCGAGGTGATAGCTCTTGCTCTAAGCCAAGCTCGTCTTCAGAGAGTGACGAGCAAACGGTGTTGGTTGGTGCTAATCAAATTTCGGGCGGTGTCACAGGTCTTGCTGCCAATCAAGTGAAAGATCCGCAGAAAGTACCGCAGGCTCAAGGAGGTGGTCCGCCAACCTCAGCGACCGGTACGAAACCTGGACCACAAGGAACGGGTTCTgctgaaaacaacaaaccggCTGGAGGGGTGGGATCACAATCAATACCCCAACCGACACAAAAACCAGGCACATCGGTCTCTTCTGGCGGTGCTGGTGGTCCGCAAGGCCAGCAGGGTACTGGAGGATTAGCTGGTGTTGGAAGTACTGTTCCTCAAAAGCCCGGTCAGCAAGTGGGTGGTACGGGAACTGCTGGACCTACGGCGCAGGGTACAGGAGGACCTGCTGGAAGCGGACCAGTGACTGGAGGACAACCCGGTAGTGGTGCCACCGCTCCTCAGAAACCAGGACAACCAGGTGTTGGAGGATCTGGAGCTACTGGAGGTGGGCAGCCGGGTGCTGCGGGTACTAGCCCTCAGAAACCTGGTCAATCCGGGGTCGGAGGTATTGGTTCTCCTTCCCAGCAGCAAGGTCAACAAGGCGCTGGTGGTGTGGGAGGCTCAGGTCCGGTAGGAAGTGGATATGCTCCTGGAGGACCGACTGGAACTGGTGGACAAGTTGGTACTGGTGGACCGGCTACTACTCAAAAGCCTGGACAGGCAGGCGTAGGAGGTTCAAGCCCGGCTGGAAGTGGACCGCAGACTGGAGGACCGGCTGGTACTGGAGTTGCAGCTTCTACTCCAAAGCCTGGTCAGCAAGGCGCTGCAGGAACTGGTGGCTCTGCCCCGGTTGGAAGCGGACCGCAGACTGGAGGATCAGCTGGTGCTTCGGGTCCGGCTGGTGTTGGAGGCTCGGCTGCAACTAAACCTCCTCAGCAGGGAGTAGAAGGTGGCCAAAAACCACCAGGTCAATCTGGAGCCTCCGGAAGTTCTGGGCAGCATCCGTCTGGCTACGGGGGTGTTAAGAATCCTAACCATGGTGGAGGGAACAAAGATGGTGTGGCGGGTACTAAACCAG ACAAAATTGGTGCCGTCACGGAGAATCCGTTCGACAAAACGATCAGCTTACCACAAAAGTGCGGCTTGCGCAACGCTGATGGCGTTGGGTTCCGCATCACGGGCGACAACGATGGTGAATCGGAGTATGGTGAGTTCCCGTGGATGGTGGCCATAATTAAGGAGGAGAAGGCTATTGATCAGGTGATCAACTTGTACCAGTGCGGAGGATCACTGATCCACCCATCGGTCGTTTTGACCGCTGCACACTGCGTCCAGAACAAGAAACCATCGGAGATCAAAGTACGCCTCGGCGAGTGGGACACGCAGACTAAGAACGAGATGTTCGACCATCAG GATCGCAACGTTGTGGAGATCGTTTCGCATGCCGAGTTCTACAAGGGTGGTCTCTTCAACGACGTAGCTCTACTTTTCCTGGAGAAACCGGCCACCATCATGGAGACGGTGAACACGATCTGCTTGCCACCGGCCGACTTCAACTTTGATATGTCTCGGTGCTTCGCCAGCGGATGGGGCAAGGATGTGTTTGGCAAGCAGGGTACCTACCAGGTAATCTTGAAGAAGATCGAGCTTCCGATCATGCCTCGTGCAGACTGTCAGAAAGCCCTCCGGACCACGCGACTCGGCCATCGGTTCAAGCTTCACTCGAGCTTCatctgtgccggtggtgaAAAGGGACGCGATACATGCAAGGGTGATGGCGGATCGCCACTTATTTGTCCCATTCCGGGATCAGTCAACCATTATTATCAGGCGGGTATGGTTGCGTGGGGTATCGGATGCGGCGAAGACGGTATTCCGGGAGTGTACGTTAACGTCCCGATGTTCCGCAGCTGGATCGACGACCATCTGACACAGCGCAACATTTCTCACAGCACCTATGTATACTAA
- the LOC128721208 gene encoding phenoloxidase-activating factor 2-like, producing MATLCLWILGLLCSVIAAENSVVSIDSHEICTTRTNDPGICVYQYQCKDGVLNSFGEHIIDLRQPLDDCNDHLLVCCAEPTEDTTAGNEPFTNVSTGREPWDTEDEENAKPPPRVPSNGQESEKRPTVDIKPYTIEGCGHRNPHGVVFTIENNVFSESEYGEYPWAVAIFKRSNQSTLKYICGGALIDQTAILTTASCLKAYRHNMGSLVVRLGEWDIDTAREPLPHVDSEVEKIHLHPQYGTTSKINDIAIIILRDTVELNHNIGVVCLPPVNTDPRGADVVGVGWGDVPTFVEPTKRPQTILKKTHLRHLAHETCQQTLRRLMGRRYMLSPSFLCAQATDPEMLPCKGDSGSPYVMEAEHGIERYYLVGLSSWGYDCNKQNAPTVLTNVAYHRRWIDGVINDEDLNTLSYTYEGQSGNEEE from the exons ATGGCGACGTTATGCTTGTGGATACTGGGATTGCTGTGTTCCGTGATTGCAGCAGAGAATAGCGTAGTTAGCATAGATTCGCATgag ATTTGTACCACGAGAACCAACGATCCTGGCATCTGCGTGTATCAATACCAATGTAAAGATGGCGTGCTGAACAGTTTTGGTGAGCACATCATCGACCTACGGCAGCCGTTGGATGATTGCAATGATCATCTGTTGGTGTGCTGTGCAGAGCCAACTGAAGATACGACTGCTGGGAACGAGCCGTTCACAAATGTTTCCACTGGTCGAGAGCCATGGGACAccgaagacgaagaaaacgcaaaaccacctccGAGAGTTCCCAGCAATGGCCAAGAGTCTGAAAAACGGCCGACTGTCGACATAAAGCCGTACACTATCGAGGGCTGTGGGCATCGCAACCCGCACGGAGTGGTTTTTACAATCGAAAACAACGTGTTCAGTGAGTCCGAGTACGGTGAGTATCCGTGGGCGGTGGCCATCTTTAAGCGCAGTAACCAAAGCACGCTAAAATACATCTGCGGAGGAGCGCTGATCGATCAGACGGCGATCCTCACGACGGCGAGCTGTCTGAAGGCGTATCGGCACAATATGGGGTCGCTTGTGGTGCGTCTAGGTGAGTGGGACATTGACACGGCTCGCGAACCCTTACCTCACGTTGACAGCGAGGTGGAGAAGATCCATCTTCACCCTCAGTATGGCACGACGAGCAAGATCAACGACATAGCGATCATTATCCTGCGGGACACGGTCGAGTTAAACCATAACATCGGTGTGGTTTGTCTCCCGCCAGTCAACACCGACCCGCGCGGCGCTGACGTGGTCGGTGTCGGTTGGGGTGATGTCCCGACTTTTGTAGAGCCGACGAAGCGCCCCCAAACAATTCTTAAAAAGACGCACCTGCGACATCTGGCCCACGAGACCTGCCAACAAACGCTGCGCAGGCTCATGGGTCGTCGGTATATGCTGAGTCCCAGTTTTCTGTGCGCTCAAGCGACAGACCCGGAGATGTTGCCGTGCAAGGGTGACTCAGGCTCACCGTACGTGATGGAGGCTGAACATGGGATCGAGCGCTATTACCTGGTGGGGCTTAGCTCGTGGGGTTACGATTGCAACAAGCAGAACGCACCAACCGTACTCACCAACGTCGCGTACCATCGCAGGTGGATTGATGGAGTCATCAACGACGAAGATCTTAACACGCTTAGCTATACGTACGAGGGACAGTCGGGAAATGAAGAGgaataa
- the LOC128725675 gene encoding inactive CLIP domain-containing serine protease A30-like, whose translation MTNADKLANLKRCNNNNGICVKQDLCLDGQINTVGHLLIEPKLGNTDFDECDEFGVMCCALPKQEDDSDESFSPEPTTTTEPPEDLDWSRQCGQRTNVSEKVDKVHETNRWEFPWAVAVFSVTKIFGKARKEFLCGGTLIDDYLVVTAARCVHQKYHSNLIVQLGRWNLDAPMEPRMQEVPVEELLIHRGYVPSSQLNNIALLVLANGAILGKAVNRVCLPDANVLINGDSVCYVVGWSNTRTPNTKNQQLKLRATFATTDDCMQSIRRATRTSAFLLPKENICPDYLDLPEPCERAAGSGLVCESQHSSGQFFLVGIASHAFRNCHQFQAHDVFLKTVEYLPWIDDHVRNQSRQTSFYRPESSNFEES comes from the exons ATGACGAATGCGGATAAATTAGCCAATCTTAAGCGCTGCAACAATAACAATGGCATTTGTGTCAAACAAGACCTGTGCCTGGACGGACAGATCAACACCGTCGGTCACTTGCTGATTGAACCAAAACTGGGCAATACGGATTTCGACGAATGCGATGAGTTTGGTGTGATGTGCTGCGCATTACCCAAGCAAGAGGACGACAGTGACGAATCATTCTCTCCGGAACCGACAACAACCACGGAACCACCGGAAGATCTGGACTGGAGCCGCCAGTGTGGCCAAAGGACGAACGTTTCGGAGAAGGTTGATAAGGTCCACGAAACCAACCGATGGGAGTTTCCCTGGGCCGTGGCGGTGTTCAGTGTGACGAAGATTTTCGGCAAGGCTCGCAAAGAATTCCTCTGCGGTGGAACGCTGATCGACGATTACCTGGTCGTTACAGCGGCTCGCTGTGTGCATCAGAAGTATCACTCTAACCTGATAGTGCAGCTAGGCCGCTGGAATTTGGATGCGCCTATGGAGCCTCGCATGCAG gaAGTACCCGTCGAGGAACTGCTCATCCACCGGGGTTACGTACCGTCCAGTCAGCTAAATAATATAGCGCTGCTTGTGCTAGCGAATGGAGCCATCCTCGGCAAGGCGGTCAATCGTGTATGTTTGCCAGATGCCAACGTCCTGATCAATGGCGACTCAGTGTGTTACGTGGTAGGTTGGAGCAATACTCGAACTCCAAACACTAAGAACCAACAGCTCAAGCTGCGGGCGACATTCGCCACCACGGACGACTGCATGCAGTCCATACGGAGGGCGACGCGCACGTCGGCGTTCCTCCTGCCAAAGGAAAACATATGCCCGGACTATCTGGATCTTCCGGAGCCGTGCGAGCGTGCAGCTGGCTCTGGGTTGGTCTGTGAATCCCAGCATTCCTCAGGACAGTTCTTTCTCGTGGGTATTGCATCGCACGCATTTCGCAACTGCCACCAGTTCCAGGCGCATGATGTGTTCCTGAAGACTGTCGAGTACCTGCCGTGGATCGATGATCACGTGCGAAATCAGAGCCGACAGACAAGTTTCTATCGGCCCGAATCAAGTAACTTCGAAGAGTCGTAG